The stretch of DNA GGCGATTGACCGTTGAGACGACCCGCGGATGAGATTCACTCGACCGTGAAGGGAACGGAGAAGAATCCACCACCGAAACCGCCACCACCGCCGCCGAGTCCGCCACTCTTAGGGGTCTCCATCGTGTTGTATTGGTCGCCGGACTCGACGCGGCGAATGAACTTGGCGATCTCACCTTGTACGCGCCGCTTGTTCCGGACAATCAGAGTGGACTGTTTCACTTCGTGCGAAACGGCCTTTTCGTTCGTCTGTATAATCCGAGGCTCGGAGGTCGCCATCACAATCCAAGTCTCGGCGTCGCCCTCACCACCCCAGGTGTCCGGCGCCACCATCTCTGGTATGAGCTTGACGAGGTCGGACGCGACGCCGGTGTAGGTTCGGTAATAAACCGTTGTCAGTTCGTCGCCATCATCGGGCGCTACGCGAGGCTTAGACGACCGCAGAGCTTCGCGGTAGGCCTCAAGCAGAGCGAGCAACTCGACGTGAGTCTGCTCGCGCTGCGAAACGACGAGCGTTCCGGGGGAAGCGCTACGGATATCGGCTTCGCCGCCGCCGTTCTCGGCCCAACTGGCGGAGTCCGTCTGCGCAGTGATCGCTTCGATGAGAGCTTCGGCCTCGTTCCTGTCACGGCAGAGATCACGAACGTCGTAGACAGCGACCTTGAGTTGTGCTTCTTCTCGCTCCATGCTCGTCACCTGGAGCACGCCGCTGTCGATCACCCAATCGAGTTCGAGTTCACGTAGCATCGCCTGGAGGACAGTGCCTACCGGGCGGTCACTCAGGGTTAGCGTGACGGGCTCGCGGTCGCGCAGTCGGATGTCGGCGAGCGCCGGACGGTCCAAACGGATGTCGATCTCCGACTTGGCGGCGAGCTCGGCAACGGCGTCCAGCAACGGCGTGTCGTTGAAGTCGATACTCACCGATTTGCTGAGTTGCTCACGGATTTTCTCGTGCAGCGATGGCTCGCCCACCATCGTCTGGCGGCCGTGGCTACGCAGGGCCTCAAGCAACGCGGCGACTTGGCTCAGCACACGGTCGTTTTGGCTGACGAACAGCACGTCGCCGATCGCCCGGATCTCGCCCTCGCCGCCGCCGTTTTCGGCCCATGTGTCCGCCGCGATCGTCGAGACGATCGTATCAATCAATGAATCTACGTCGATTCCGGAGTCGATCAGATCGCTGACGTTGTAGGCCTGCGTGACGATGCGGGTGAGAACTTCTTCCTCGGAAGTCAGGTGGAGCATTCCCTTCTCCATGTACCAAGCAACTTCGATCTGCTGCAAGCGGTTCAGCAGTAAGTACAGCGGCTGATTGTCGATCCGGTCGCTGAGGGGCTCGGCCAGCGAGACGCCAGCGTCATTGAGGGCCCGCTCGTGAACGAGGACGGAGAGCCCGTTCCTATCGCGGAGCCACTCGACCAGCTCTCGTAACGACGACTCCGTAAAGTCGCCACTAACGGGCTTCGTTAAAAGTTCCGACAGGATTCGTGCGGGATCGATGGTCTTCGGCGTGTCTTGGATCTGTGGCAGTTCATCGGCCGACGAGGTTGCCGCTGACACCGCAATGGTCATCCAGATAAGCGTGCGAAGCATCGGAGCGTTCCTAATGGGTGCGATAAGAGCGCCGGCGCCGGCGTCCCACAGTTCGCGGCGATTTCCCGTGAGTATTGCAGGGGAAGAGATGTTCGACAAAAGAACAGGGCCTTGTCGCAAGGAATGCGACAAGGCCCTGAGAGAGTCAGTGTAGCGAGCTGGCGGAGACCCTCTCAGTCCCACCACCAGTTGTCGCTCGTCTTTGCGGCTTCGACCACCGTGTTGCGTTCGATCGCCAGCTTGCCGTCTTCGTCGAGCTTGACGTTGGCCGCGGCGAGGGCTTCGGTGGGGCGGATCATGACGCCGCCGCCGATCGGGGTCATCAGGGTCCGGCCCTTCCAGAGGGCGTTCACTGCCGAGGCGACCTTCTGCGGGGCGTTCTCGGTCTCGACCGCGTACTTTGACTCGTCGGCGAGCACGCCCATCGACCAGCCGGCCTTCGTAAACAGGTCGTGCTGCTTCATAAACGCGGCGGCGACCGCCATGTCGATGCAGTTGCGGAGCTGGGCGTAGACGGGGTTCGCCTTCGCGAGCTTCGCGTAGTTCTCGGTGAACTCCTTCACGAACAGGTTGCTCGCGCGGTTGTTGGTGCCGAGCTGGCGACGGCCGCCGTCCTTCGAGACGACTTCGTCTTCGCCGACGAGACGGACGCCTTCGCCGACCATCTCCATCGCCAGGCCGTCATCGGTCGCCTTGATGCGTTGGTAGTCGGGGACGAAGTACCAACGCTGCAATGCGTTCTTGCTGACGAAGGCCGGGTTCACGCGGCTGACGTAGCTGTTGATCGGTGCGTCGGCCTTCTCCAGGCCGATGCCGATCAGCTTCATGCGGTAGTCGGCCTCGACCAGCACCTGGGCGAAGTGCGTGTTGGCGGGGACGCCGCCGACGGTGATCTCTTGGTGGCCGAGCGCTTGCTGGAGCTGCCCGGCGATCACGTTCGGGTTGGGCGAACCGACGCGGGCCAAAAACTGCTGCATCCGGGCGAGGCCTTCCTCGGTCGGGTCGATCGAGCAGTAGATCAGCGGCGAATTGTTCGAAGCCGTTTCCGGACCGAACGCGCGCATCGCGGTGACGAGGTCACGCAGTTCGAGGATCGGCGCGCCGGTCTTGACGCCCTGCGGACGGCCGGCAGGCGTGATGGCCCACGGCTCGGCGGGGCCGGCGATGATGATCTCATTCGTCTCGGGGTAGCAGAAGACAAAGTCGATCCGGGTCAGGCCGGCGAGCTTTTGGATGTCGTCGCTAGGCTGCTGGCCCGCGGCGATCTGCTTGGCGAGTTCGGCTTCGAGCTTGGTGAGCGAGACCTTGCGGAGCTGGCTCGGCTTGGCGAGGTCGCCCTGCAGACGGTTCATCGCTTCGGCGACGCGCTGCCGGGCGAGTTGGCCGCCGGGGTCGGAAACGCTGGCGCGATGGAGCACACCGTTGGCGTCGACGATGACGCCCGAGCCGAGGCCACCGCCGCCACCTCCACCGCCGCCAAGGCCGCCGCCACCACCGCCGCCCATGCCGCCGCCCATGCCGCCGCCCATACCACCGCCGCCCATGCCGCCACCCATGCCACCGCCGCCCATGCCGCCGCCCATACCTCCCCCGCCCATGCCGCCACCCATACCGCCGCCCATCTGGGCGAGGCACGACGGGGCGCACATCAGGAGGGCGACGAGTAGTGCCGAGACGAATCCGCGGCTGAGCTTGGCTTTGGCGAGCGTGCCAAGGCCGAGCGTGCCAAGGCCGAGCGTGTCAGTCGAGTGGGGCAGGGTCATGCGCATGAAAGCGTCCTCGAGCGCGATCGCCGCCGGCGTGGCGGCAAGATTCTAAATAGGGTTCGACGACCGCCAGCGCACCGATTGCGTGGGCGCCGGTAGGGGCCTAAGGGATCGACCTTTCAGGGTAATCGGGCAAATTGGGCAAAGCAAGAAACCACAGGGGTTTGTGGCGAATCCGCCGCCCTCGCTGGCCCGCAGACGCTACGACCGCCACAGCCGCTCCAGACTGGCCGGACGGATGGCAAAAAGTCAACGCAGACGTTGCCGTTTGCCAACCTGTCAGGCCAGCGTGGGCTAGGGTTTCGCGGTCCTCCGTCCGCCACTGCGCCTGCGCGCCACCGCCGGAGTGGGGACCACGGCCCAATCCCCCCGGACTTCCGTGTTCCAGCTCTCCCGCCGATCGCCGAAAGCGTGGCGGGTCGCCCTTGTGGCGGCCCTGCTCACCGGCGGCTGCGCGAGTTTGCCGCGGATCGACCCCTCCGGGAGGCGGCTCTTGGTCTGGCCCGAACGCCAAGCCTCGACCGTTAGTCCCTCGCTGGCGACGACCGGCAACGTCACGGTCCCGCCGGTTTTCGCCGGCGCCGTTCCGCCCCCGACGCTGCCGCCGATGCCCGGCGCCCCCGCCGGGCCGGTCGCTGTAACCGCTCAGTCGCCCGTCGAAGAGCAGCTCACCATCACGCCGAGCCGCGTCCTCGCGCCTGTCGGCAGTGAAGTGATCCTGAAGGCGGGCGTTTGTTATAAGGACGGCTACCTCCGCACCAACCGCCGCATTGAATGGATGCTAGGTCAGGAGGGCGCCGGGCAATTCGTCACCGTCGGCGAACGGGGCGAAATGGACTTTATGCGGCTCCCGTGGGAGCGGCCCAACAAGGTCGATAACTCCTACGTCGTCGGCTACACGACGCCGTTCAACGTCTGCCTACGTCGCGGCACCGACGACACTACGGACGACGTGCAGGTCCGCACCGGCGAGGCGTGGGTCACCGTCTCGAGCGCGAGCGAGGGCGTCAGCTACGTCACCGCGACGGCGCCGGAGACCGGCAACTGGGAAGCCCGCCGCAACACGGCCGCGATCTACTGGGTCGACGCCCAGTGGCAGCTGCCGCCACCAACGGTGCTACAGCCCGGCCAGGTCGGCACGCTCACGACGACCGTCACCCGC from Botrimarina mediterranea encodes:
- a CDS encoding FecR family protein; protein product: MLRTLIWMTIAVSAATSSADELPQIQDTPKTIDPARILSELLTKPVSGDFTESSLRELVEWLRDRNGLSVLVHERALNDAGVSLAEPLSDRIDNQPLYLLLNRLQQIEVAWYMEKGMLHLTSEEEVLTRIVTQAYNVSDLIDSGIDVDSLIDTIVSTIAADTWAENGGGEGEIRAIGDVLFVSQNDRVLSQVAALLEALRSHGRQTMVGEPSLHEKIREQLSKSVSIDFNDTPLLDAVAELAAKSEIDIRLDRPALADIRLRDREPVTLTLSDRPVGTVLQAMLRELELDWVIDSGVLQVTSMEREEAQLKVAVYDVRDLCRDRNEAEALIEAITAQTDSASWAENGGGEADIRSASPGTLVVSQREQTHVELLALLEAYREALRSSKPRVAPDDGDELTTVYYRTYTGVASDLVKLIPEMVAPDTWGGEGDAETWIVMATSEPRIIQTNEKAVSHEVKQSTLIVRNKRRVQGEIAKFIRRVESGDQYNTMETPKSGGLGGGGGGFGGGFFSVPFTVE
- a CDS encoding DUF1598 domain-containing protein; the encoded protein is MRMTLPHSTDTLGLGTLGLGTLAKAKLSRGFVSALLVALLMCAPSCLAQMGGGMGGGMGGGGMGGGMGGGGMGGGMGGGGMGGGMGGGMGGGGGGGLGGGGGGGGGLGSGVIVDANGVLHRASVSDPGGQLARQRVAEAMNRLQGDLAKPSQLRKVSLTKLEAELAKQIAAGQQPSDDIQKLAGLTRIDFVFCYPETNEIIIAGPAEPWAITPAGRPQGVKTGAPILELRDLVTAMRAFGPETASNNSPLIYCSIDPTEEGLARMQQFLARVGSPNPNVIAGQLQQALGHQEITVGGVPANTHFAQVLVEADYRMKLIGIGLEKADAPINSYVSRVNPAFVSKNALQRWYFVPDYQRIKATDDGLAMEMVGEGVRLVGEDEVVSKDGGRRQLGTNNRASNLFVKEFTENYAKLAKANPVYAQLRNCIDMAVAAAFMKQHDLFTKAGWSMGVLADESKYAVETENAPQKVASAVNALWKGRTLMTPIGGGVMIRPTEALAAANVKLDEDGKLAIERNTVVEAAKTSDNWWWD